A region of the Drosophila subpulchrella strain 33 F10 #4 breed RU33 chromosome 3L, RU_Dsub_v1.1 Primary Assembly, whole genome shotgun sequence genome:
TTCAAGTGCACCGAAAAGCATTCCCAGCGAATGACAAATGACCCTCTTAGGGATCGTTGCGACAAATGATGGAAATGCGACGTGTCTTCGGCACCGGCGTGCCCTGGAACTCCGAATGCTCCTTGGCCAGTATCTCGTGCGTGAAATTATAGCGAGCCGTGTGGCTCATTATGTACAAGGAGCGTCGTGGCAGCAGGAGGTCAGCGTAGAAGTTGTTCTCCAGTGAGGCCGCCGGCTGATGGCGGTAAGCTGCATCGGGTTCTGACCCCTTGGACTCCAGTTCTGTTGCAGTTCCCGTGGCTTGCTGATTGTATCGCTGGGCATCCGTGCGCACCAGTCGCATCACACTGTCGCTGAGCAAGCTGATCCCAGAGATTGTCGTGCCGCAGTACTAATAGGGGGATAAAAATGTGTTTAAGATAAGTTAGCTGTATTAAAATTGGAGTTAGATATCAAATTTCCCATTTCTTGCTTAGGACGGAAATCGAGTCTTGTCAGCTATAGAAAGATAGAATGAAAAGTGACATGGAGGAAACCATAATATTGTAATAAGTTTGGTTCTAGTGAAATacagttttataataattagATTCAATTAAATCCTGTTTCGAATAAACGTTTTAATATATGAGATCTACCTTCTACAATAAGTAAGTATCTGTATAGCAGAGCGAAAGGTGGAAATTGGATATCTTATAAGACTCTTTGATTTTTAAATCCCTTTCTACAGATAAAagggttttaaaatatatgcgAAAATGAAACGCTGCCTCAGTGAACTTAGACTTACTCGAGTGCTATCTACATGGGGCTTAATAACGCCATCGGGGGCTAGATCCAGGATATGTACATAGGGCATAACAGCTCCATCGAAGGCTACTTGGCGCACGCGCTCCAGAATTTCGCGATTCTTGGGGAACCACTTCTTCCGTTCAGTCTCTCGAAAACCGTGGATGGCCTGCAAGTTGGCAAACCTCATTTTGGGTACTACTTAT
Encoded here:
- the LOC119553609 gene encoding alpha-ketoglutarate-dependent dioxygenase alkB homolog 7, mitochondrial, with amino-acid sequence MIILNRCSPIRQILRRCYSQAAENSSYKINLTAYFGKWPEIEQQEFRKHMRIITDFISESEEQQLHEEIEPYMSRLRYEFDHWDDAIHGFRETERKKWFPKNREILERVRQVAFDGAVMPYVHILDLAPDGVIKPHVDSTRYCGTTISGISLLSDSVMRLVRTDAQRYNQQATGTATELESKGSEPDAAYRHQPAASLENNFYADLLLPRRSLYIMSHTARYNFTHEILAKEHSEFQGTPVPKTRRISIICRNDP